One window of the Periophthalmus magnuspinnatus isolate fPerMag1 chromosome 17, fPerMag1.2.pri, whole genome shotgun sequence genome contains the following:
- the miga1 gene encoding mitoguardin 1 isoform X1, producing MRPETLSSSQLSVKTAALRMVDLPLSVYGSLTQVSLSPGTKRLVAATAFGAVSLLYLARRLQRRKNRKRRPSPSAEWDQVNFDVFAKATAQQSNGSSDEPDLALPLHNRRSTGLVITTETYRKLSGSLQSLASVKSMTSSSSSTCANDSTCWDRPEDSDMSSVLNLPVTTPENLYLMGMDLFEEALRRWEEALTFRTKQSDDDDETCGSIKTGAGDAIAEQSMEDVISAEFIHRLKSLLQRAYHLQEEFEGVLGMSGSSSQVEKMLSNEDLDDAYLRDSISIADSTDSFVSAAELTEHRELRSVLGHHPFYEEALQSAEEGNITCRVLRTEMLDCHGDLDFLAKLHCVRQACELILCERTTRMFLAETGKKILSSIIVQAHKSPKQFEEVFEELISFLENTDHWENTEVELATRGVRHLNFYDIVLDFILMDSFEDLENPPISIQNVINNRWLNSSFKETAVASSCWSVLKQKRQHMKVHDGFIAHFYSVCEQISPVLAWGFLGPKSSLHDFCCFFKDQVRYFLKDIFDLDKVRYSSVDTLAEDILRLLHRRSELLLAYVGTDSLHLNSCNNNEIQLLSNTLLEARVQ from the exons GTGAGCTTGAGCCCTGGAACTAAGCGTCTGGTAGCAGCAACAGCTTTTGGCGCGGTCTCCCTGCTTTACCTGGCAAGACGCTTACAGAGAAGGAAGAACAGGAAGAGAAGACCCTCGCCATCAGCAGAGTGGGACCAGGTCAACTTTGATGTGTTCGCCAAAGCCACAGCACAGCAGAGCAATG GATCTTCAGATGAACCAGATCTTGCCTTGCCTCTCCACAACAGAAGGTCCACTGGTTTGGTTATCACCACGGAAACGTACAGAAAACTATCAGGTTCCCTACAGAGCCTGGCTTCA GTTAAAAGTATGACCTCCTCCAGTAGCAGTACATGTGCCAATGATTCCACATGTTGGGACCGACCAGAGGACTCCGATATGAGCAGTGTGCTGAATTTGCCTGTAACAACACCAGAAAATCTTTATCTAATGG GTATGGACTTGTTTGAGGAGGCGCTGAGACGGTGGGAAGAAGCTTTGActttcaggactaaacaaagtgACGATGACGATGAAACCTGTGGCTCCATAAAAACTGGAGCTGGAGACGCCATCGCCGAGCAGAGCATGGAG gATGTTATCAGTGCAGAGTTCATCCACAGACTGAAATCACTCCTTCAGAGAGCGTACCACTTACAAGAGGAGTTTGAGGGAGTGCTGGGGATGTCTGGGTCCAGCAGCCAAG TAGAGAAAATGTTGTCCAATGAGGATCTGGATGATGCGTACCTTCGAGACAGTATCAGCATCGCAGACTCAACAGACTCTTTTGTGTCAGCTGCAGAG TTGACTGAACACAGAGAGCTGAGGAGTGTTTTGGGGCATCATCCGTTTTATGAAGAGGCTCTGCAGTCAGCCGAAGAAGGGAACATCACCTGTAGAGTCCTCAG GACAGAGATGTTGGATTGCCATGGAGACTTGGATTTCCTCGCCAAATTACACTGTGTTCGACAAGCCTGCGag CTCATTCTGTGTGAGAGGACGACCCGGATGTTTTTAGCTGAAACTGGAAAGAAAATCCTGTCCTCCATCATAGTCCAAGCTCACAAG AGTCCAAAACAGTTTGAAGAAGTTTTTGAGGAACTCATTTCATTTCTAGAGAACACAGATCATTGGGAGAACACGGAAGTGGAGCTTGCTACACGAGGG GTCAGACATTTGAACTTCTATGACATTGTGCTAGACTTTATTCTGATGGACTCATTTGAAGATCTCGAAAATCCACCAATCTCGATTCAAAACGTGATCAACAACAGGTGGCTCAACAGCTCCTTCAAAGAAACA GCCGTGGCATCAAGCTGTTGGTCAGTGCTTAAACAAAAAAGGCAACACATGAAG GTGCATGATGGCTTCATCGCTCACttctacagtgtgtgtgaaCAGATCAGTCCAGTTTTGGCCTGGGGCTTTCTGGGGCCCAAGAGCTCCCTGCACGacttctgctgcttcttcaaG GACCAGGTGCGGTATTTTTTGAAGGACATTTTTGACCTGGATAAAGTGCGTTACAGTTCAGTGGACACTTTGGCTGAGGACATCCTCCGTCTTCTGCACAGACGCTCTGAGCTGCTCTTGGCTTATGTGGGGACCGACTCGCTTCATTTGAACAGCTGCAATAACAATGAAATACAACTACTCTCCAACACTCTGTTAGAGGCAAGAGTACAATAA
- the miga1 gene encoding mitoguardin 1 isoform X2 — MRPETLSSSQLSVKTAALRMVDLPLSVYGSLTQVSLSPGTKRLVAATAFGAVSLLYLARRLQRRKNRKRRPSPSAEWDQVNFDVFAKATAQQSNGSSDEPDLALPLHNRRSTGLVITTETYRKLSGSLQSLASVKSMTSSSSSTCANDSTCWDRPEDSDMSSVLNLPVTTPENLYLMGMDLFEEALRRWEEALTFRTKQSDDDDETCGSIKTGAGDAIAEQSMEDVISAEFIHRLKSLLQRAYHLQEEFEGVLGMSGSSSQEKMLSNEDLDDAYLRDSISIADSTDSFVSAAELTEHRELRSVLGHHPFYEEALQSAEEGNITCRVLRTEMLDCHGDLDFLAKLHCVRQACELILCERTTRMFLAETGKKILSSIIVQAHKSPKQFEEVFEELISFLENTDHWENTEVELATRGVRHLNFYDIVLDFILMDSFEDLENPPISIQNVINNRWLNSSFKETAVASSCWSVLKQKRQHMKVHDGFIAHFYSVCEQISPVLAWGFLGPKSSLHDFCCFFKDQVRYFLKDIFDLDKVRYSSVDTLAEDILRLLHRRSELLLAYVGTDSLHLNSCNNNEIQLLSNTLLEARVQ, encoded by the exons GTGAGCTTGAGCCCTGGAACTAAGCGTCTGGTAGCAGCAACAGCTTTTGGCGCGGTCTCCCTGCTTTACCTGGCAAGACGCTTACAGAGAAGGAAGAACAGGAAGAGAAGACCCTCGCCATCAGCAGAGTGGGACCAGGTCAACTTTGATGTGTTCGCCAAAGCCACAGCACAGCAGAGCAATG GATCTTCAGATGAACCAGATCTTGCCTTGCCTCTCCACAACAGAAGGTCCACTGGTTTGGTTATCACCACGGAAACGTACAGAAAACTATCAGGTTCCCTACAGAGCCTGGCTTCA GTTAAAAGTATGACCTCCTCCAGTAGCAGTACATGTGCCAATGATTCCACATGTTGGGACCGACCAGAGGACTCCGATATGAGCAGTGTGCTGAATTTGCCTGTAACAACACCAGAAAATCTTTATCTAATGG GTATGGACTTGTTTGAGGAGGCGCTGAGACGGTGGGAAGAAGCTTTGActttcaggactaaacaaagtgACGATGACGATGAAACCTGTGGCTCCATAAAAACTGGAGCTGGAGACGCCATCGCCGAGCAGAGCATGGAG gATGTTATCAGTGCAGAGTTCATCCACAGACTGAAATCACTCCTTCAGAGAGCGTACCACTTACAAGAGGAGTTTGAGGGAGTGCTGGGGATGTCTGGGTCCAGCAGCCAAG AGAAAATGTTGTCCAATGAGGATCTGGATGATGCGTACCTTCGAGACAGTATCAGCATCGCAGACTCAACAGACTCTTTTGTGTCAGCTGCAGAG TTGACTGAACACAGAGAGCTGAGGAGTGTTTTGGGGCATCATCCGTTTTATGAAGAGGCTCTGCAGTCAGCCGAAGAAGGGAACATCACCTGTAGAGTCCTCAG GACAGAGATGTTGGATTGCCATGGAGACTTGGATTTCCTCGCCAAATTACACTGTGTTCGACAAGCCTGCGag CTCATTCTGTGTGAGAGGACGACCCGGATGTTTTTAGCTGAAACTGGAAAGAAAATCCTGTCCTCCATCATAGTCCAAGCTCACAAG AGTCCAAAACAGTTTGAAGAAGTTTTTGAGGAACTCATTTCATTTCTAGAGAACACAGATCATTGGGAGAACACGGAAGTGGAGCTTGCTACACGAGGG GTCAGACATTTGAACTTCTATGACATTGTGCTAGACTTTATTCTGATGGACTCATTTGAAGATCTCGAAAATCCACCAATCTCGATTCAAAACGTGATCAACAACAGGTGGCTCAACAGCTCCTTCAAAGAAACA GCCGTGGCATCAAGCTGTTGGTCAGTGCTTAAACAAAAAAGGCAACACATGAAG GTGCATGATGGCTTCATCGCTCACttctacagtgtgtgtgaaCAGATCAGTCCAGTTTTGGCCTGGGGCTTTCTGGGGCCCAAGAGCTCCCTGCACGacttctgctgcttcttcaaG GACCAGGTGCGGTATTTTTTGAAGGACATTTTTGACCTGGATAAAGTGCGTTACAGTTCAGTGGACACTTTGGCTGAGGACATCCTCCGTCTTCTGCACAGACGCTCTGAGCTGCTCTTGGCTTATGTGGGGACCGACTCGCTTCATTTGAACAGCTGCAATAACAATGAAATACAACTACTCTCCAACACTCTGTTAGAGGCAAGAGTACAATAA